In bacterium, the DNA window GAGAACTGGGCTTCGTACACGTCAGGCAACGCATCCGCTTGGCGCAGGGCCGCAGCGTAGTCCCGCAGCGCGTAGCTCGCCTTGAACAGACCGTAACGGATCTCGGGATCGCTGGACGGCGGCGTATCCTCGATGTAGCGCCGGACCAGTTCCGGCCGGCCGGCTTCCACCGCCAGCCACGCCGCCATCGTATAATTGGTCGCCTGTCCGGGGCCCAGTTCGATGGCCCGTGCCGCCCACGTCGCGGCCTCGTCGTAACGGCCGAGAATGCCCAGGGTCTCGCCGATGTGGGCGCAGTTGGCCGGGTCGCGCGGCGAGAGCCGGTTCACGTCGATCAGGATCTCCGCCGCCTCCGCGTAGTCCTCCTGCCGGCGCAGCACATAGGCCATGAGCTCGCGGATGGCCGAATCGTTGGGCCGGGCCCGGTCGGCCTGACGCAGGGCAGCCAGTGCCGATTCGTAGTCCTTGCGTCCCCAGTAGTAGTACAGGCCGCGGGCCATCTGCGTGTAGGCGGCGTCGGGCTTCAGCTCGAACGCCCGGTCCGCGGCGGCCTTGGCCCGGGCCAGGCGCGCCTCGGTGCGATCCCAGTCGAAGTGGCACATCCCCGAGTTGGCCTTGGCCAGCTGGCCCCAGGCCTCGTGGAACTCCGGATCGCGCGCGACCGCCTTCTCCAGCAGGTCGACGGCCAGGAACCAGGATTCCGCATTGAATTGGGAGACGTCGAGGATCTCCCGCGCCCGGAGGTAGGCGTGGTAGGCGTTCATGTCGCGGGTGGGAATGTCCGCGTCCTTCGGCGCCGGCGATACCGCCAGGGTCACGCCCAGGCTGTGGACGACCTCCTCCGCGATCTCCGACTGCACCTTGAATATCTCCGCCATGGAGCGGTCGTAGGACTCGGCCCAGACCTGCTCGTCGGACCTGGCGTTCATGAGCTGGGGCGTCACCCTCACCCGGCTTGTCCCTCCCGCGTCGCGCTGCCAGCGCACGGCCCCCTCGAGCACGTAGTCCACGCCCAGGTCCGTCGCGATCTGCTGCATGGTCGTGCCGGTGCGGTCGTAATGCAGCGCGCTGGCCCGCGACACCACCCGCAGGCCCGCCACGCCCGTCAGTCGCGTGATGATCTCGTCCGTGACGCCGGCTGCGAAGTAGGCTTCCTCGGGCGGACCGAGGTTCTCGAAGGGAAAGACAACCACCACCGGTTCGGACCGCGTATCGGCCGCGGCGACGGTCGTCGGCTCGCCCGTCGCACCTCTTTCGCGCAGCGGCGGCCACCAGTACGCCGCGACGGCCAGCAGGACCACGACCGGGGCAACCGCGAGCCGGGCCCGG includes these proteins:
- a CDS encoding tetratricopeptide repeat protein, which translates into the protein RARLAVAPVVVLLAVAAYWWPPLRERGATGEPTTVAAADTRSEPVVVVFPFENLGPPEEAYFAAGVTDEIITRLTGVAGLRVVSRASALHYDRTGTTMQQIATDLGVDYVLEGAVRWQRDAGGTSRVRVTPQLMNARSDEQVWAESYDRSMAEIFKVQSEIAEEVVHSLGVTLAVSPAPKDADIPTRDMNAYHAYLRAREILDVSQFNAESWFLAVDLLEKAVARDPEFHEAWGQLAKANSGMCHFDWDRTEARLARAKAAADRAFELKPDAAYTQMARGLYYYWGRKDYESALAALRQADRARPNDSAIRELMAYVLRRQEDYAEAAEILIDVNRLSPRDPANCAHIGETLGILGRYDEAATWAARAIELGPGQATNYTMAAWLAVEAGRPELVRRYIEDTPPSSDPEIRYGLFKASYALRDYAAALRQADALPDVYEAQFSTVSRHLALAQTHLAMDMTDTAREDFVRAEAVLAAKLMEKPGAGNLVAARAVALAGLGRGDEALAEIERAFGLYPASKDRWIQTWRLYDLALVQMLTGRSAEAVATLGELLKRRTDVISPSILRSTPDLDGLRGRPDFQGLLVGGA